AGTTAACGGGCTTTTACGGCGGATTGCACGCACCGTTTCTGCCAATACTTCCGCGCCGCCGTCTTTCAGGTCATCACGCGCTACCATTGTAATAACAACATGCTTTAAATTCATTAACGCAACTGAATCTGCTACGCGCTCTGGTTCTGCCAAGTCCAATTCATTAGGCAAACCAGTTTTAACTGCACAGAAACGACATGCACGCGTACATACAGAACCTAAAATCATCATTGTTGCTGTACGACGCTCACCCCAGCATTCGTGAATATTCGGGCAGCGAGCTTCCTCACATACCGTATGCAAATTATTGTCTCTCATTAGTTTTTTTAATGCTTTGTATTCGTCATTGGTATTTAGCTTGATTTTTAGCCACTCCGGTTTGCGCAAGTGTTCTTCCCTAGGATTAGTTGGTTTACAAGATGTCATATCATTTACTCCCCTCACTCAAATGCTACGATGTTCTGATGTCAGAGTATCATATTAACAACTTTCCAACAACAGAGTATTCTTATAATTTTAATTTATCATAATTAAGTTACTATTCGTAAGGGATTGGTACTTCGATAGACGGCTGCGCCCCTTCACCTGCACTATAAATATGCGGCACTGTTCCTCTTACTAAACCAATTGCTATAGGAATTTTCTGTTCAACCGATGCAGATTTACTAGCAAATGGCACGATAATTTGTACATTAACTCCAATGAGCAAATTCACTTCTACAATTGCATTATTTATACCGAATTCACTTACTGTGGATTCAACATTGCTATTTACATTCCCAATAATATGAAAGCGAATCGGTATTTTCGGCCCTAAATTCCCGATAATCGGAAGGTTTAAAGCCTGCCCTAACGGTACAAAAAATACGATTCCGTCTCCTGCTTCCATTTTTCCTACGTCATATTCTACATTTTCCAAATTAGGCAAATGTGATAAATCTCCATTTTCGGCCTGTTCTAGATACTCTTTAACTAATGCTGTCGTTTCTGCGCGAACTTGGTTAATGATTTCTGTATTAAATTTTGTTGTAATCATATCGTCTGATTGTGTAGGTAAATCGACGATGACATCATTTACATCAAGTACACTTGATGTTCTGGAATTAATTGCTTTACTCACAACATACGAAGCTACTTTAAATGTTTGGACTTCGGCGTACTGTAAATAGGTTGGCATTAATCGATCGTTAATAACATATATACTAAAACAAACCATAACGAGAATACTGACGATAACGATTGTTACGGCATTATGCATTTTACCTTTTTTCCTGCCATAGGAATTCCACTTTCTTTTACGAAAACGCAAAAAAAATCCTCCTTCCCATAAAATATGAGATGGAGGATTTTTCTATTCTATATTTTCATCAAAATCTACATCAACTTTTTTAATGTCGACTGTCGGGTAATCACTTAAACATATTTCATATGTAGCGTCCAACATTTTGCCATTTTCCTGGAAAATACGTATCCAAGGACGTGCCACATCCACAAGATTCTGTTTTGATACAATTCCACGTCGTCCATCTGACAGCAATAGAATTGATCCATTTGCGTAATGGACGATGCTCCGTCTAAATGCCTCCATTACCTTTGCATCAAACTGCTTCCCGTCGCCTCTACCAATAATCGAAATCGCTTCTGACGGCAACATTTTCTTTCGGTATATCCGATTGGATGTCAATGCATCAAACACGTCTGCAACAGCGATAATTTTTGCAAACGGATGAATTTCATTGTTAACAAGCCCCCGTGGATAACCGCTTCCATCAATTCGTTCATGATGCTGAAAAGCGCAATGTGCTACAAGCAATGATACTGAATGTAAATTGCGTAATAAGTCAAACCCGTAACGGGCGTGATTCTTCATCTCGTCGTATTCTTCATCCGTTAAGTTACTCGGCTTTAATAAAATATCAGGCGAAATAAGCAGCTTGCCCACATCGTGTAAAATAGCCCCAATTCCAATTAATCGTATGTCTTCGTAAGAATAGCCCATTTCTTTAGCAATCGCGATTGAATATAATGCTACTTGGAATGAATGCTGGTAAATATATTTGTCATACAAATAAGCATCAGTCAGAACCATTAATACTTCCTCGCTATTAATAATGGCATTCATAATATCATCGACAATTAAGCCAATTACTTTGGACTGTTGATCCAGCACATAGGATGCCTGATCCCGTTTTGCTTTTTTTACATTTTCAAACGATTTCGCCATGTTTTTAACGGCTTCCATTCTTTTTAACGGTGCAATCGTTTCTTCTATTTCGATTCCGGCTGAAAGTTTGTCATCAATGTATAAATAATGAATATTCAGATCTCGCAGCCTTTCAATAATTCGGCTTGTTACTATGACATTTTTATGAAGCAGTGGATGACCGGCTTCATTCCAAATAGTTCTGCCGACTGCCATACCTTCTTTCAAAACATTTATCGATATTAATCGCATCTATACTAATTTCTCCATTCTACTATTACGTTCATTATATAATTGGAAAGTGGCTCTTGGGAAATTTACTGAAACTTTTTTATACAATAATTTTTAAAGACATCCCGGATAAATTCCGGTAGTAAATATTGTTTTTTCGCATATTTAAAGCTTGGGAAAAAATAACCGAATGTAAACAGATCCAGTGTTGCTAATCGGTAAATCCGATCTGGCTTCATGAGTTGCCCGTTTATATATAACTCACGCTGCTTCGTCATTTCAATACCATAATTCAATATTTTTCCGAAAATAATACCTCTAAAACCAAGGCCTTTTAATTCAAGACGCGGCCATTCTTCATTTTCGGATTGAGTGAAAATTTCTTTTAATTCATTGCCGGTTATTTGCACGACACATATATTTATCGGATGGGGAAAAATTTTATGAATATCATATGTAGAAATTAGCCCTTTACGCAGCGGTTCGACAAAAATTCCAGCATTGAACATAACACAATCCGCTTCTGTATAATCATACATACATTCTGCAAATAAATCCGATAATTGAGAACGGTGAAACCATTCTTTGTTGTAAGGTTTCGTTAACGTGAAAATAGGTTTTTCCAATATAGCCTTTGCTTCTTTTTGAAGATTGGACAACCACAGTTCTTCTTCTTCGACAGTTGGTAAAAGTGCGTTTTCAAATAATTGATCTGATTTTTCTACTAATTTACGGGACGCGTGGTCAAATTCCATCGTTAACTGACCGGTATACTGCCCAAATTTACCTCCTCCAGTTAAAAGTACATTGTTTTCCACTTTACCTTTTTCAAACACATGATGTGTGTGCGAACCGAAAATCACATCGATAATCGGGCATTCCTGTGCCAGCAATTCATCTTCGGTAATCCCTAAATGTGATAAACAAACAATTATATCCGCCTGCTCCTTTAATTCAAATGCAAGCTTCACAAGCTCTTTACGCGGGTTTGTTACGTCCCACCCAAGCTCCTTATAGAAAAGGTCAAACGGAGCAGTCGCAGCTATCACAGCGATTTTGGTGCCATACTGGGTAGTCAATATTGTGTAAGGTTTCATCCACCGGGGATTTTCTTCTGATTGTGAATACAGATTTGCAACAACTACATCGAACTTTGCATCATCATATAGGTGATAGAGCAAATTATAGGACAGCGTTATGCCTTCATTGTTTCCAATTGTCACAACATCATAATCTGCATCATTCAGCATTTTAATATTACCCTTGCCCAGTGTTGCCTCTGTATATAAATTTGAACGGTCCAAATGATCTCCTAAATCGATCAAGAAGCTAGTTTCACCTTTATCGGCCAGTATTTGACGTTGTATTTGAATAAACGACTGACTGCGCTTCCAGTACGTAAAATGACTATGCAAATCATTCGTATGGAATATATGAATTACTTCTCGCACTTTTGCATTGCCACCTCGCTCTACGTTATTCTTCAAAAAGACCTAATTGCTTTGGCGCTAAACCATCAAATTCAAGATCAAGAATTTGCTGCATTCGTTTTGCATTTTTCGCTGCATGCCCACCCGAATTATTATTAAATAATACGAAGACATGTTTTGATTGGCGTGCCAAAAATTTAACTTCCTCTGCAAGTTTCTGCAGCTCTTCTTCATTATAATCATATAAAAACCGCACTTTGCGCCAGTTTTCCCCATGTCCTATATTTCGCCATCCATGAACATTGCGCCCATGAATACGTACGAGCACCTTCTCACTAGTAGCGATTGGTACTAAAGGAGCGGAGCCGCTTCCTGCCTGTGGTTCATCACAAACTGTATGAATCAACTGATGGTCTTTTAAAAATTGCAGTGTCTTTTCTTTCATTTCCGCACTGTACCAAGTTTGGTTTCGAAACTCAATAGCAATAGGATACCCTTGTAATTGTTGCTTTATATAGCGAATATATTGAACATTTTTTCCTTGGCAGTCAAACCAAGGTGGAAATTGAACTAGTACCATTGCAAGCTTACCGTGCTTTTTAAATGTATCTGCACAATTACGGAATGCGTTGAACATATCATTTTTCGTCTCAAATGGCAGTTCATCGCGTAAATGGCCTGTCATGCCCTGATAAGCCTTTACGACAAATTGAAAGCTATCCGGTGTATCTTTACACCATTTTTCTACATTTGCCGGTGAAGGAATCGCATAAAAGGACGTATCTAATTCTACGACAGGGAAATGCCCGCTATAATCAAATAATTTATCTTTTGCTGCAGTAACTTCACTATATACTTCCGGGTGATCTCCCCAACCAGTTAAGCCGATTGAAATCATCGTACTTCACCTCTCTTGTATTGTATAATACCTTACCCTTTTCAATGGTCATTCATTGCAAAACACTACATTTCACATCATAATAATAGAAAAAAGGAGGACAAGTTTATGCATATTTTACAATCAACAGAGGAATTCGAGCAATTTAAAAGCAGTTCAGCAGTTATTTTCGAATTTACAGCGGACTGGTGCGGAGATTGTCGTTTCATTGATCCGTTTATGCCGGAAGTCGTTGAAAAATTTCCGGAATATAAATTCGTTAAAGTAGACCGCGATAAGTTTTTAGATTTATGTATTGATTTAGGAATTATCGGTATTCCTAGCTTTTTAGCTTACGAAAACGGCACGGAGCTTGGACGTTTTGTCAGCAAAGACCGTAAAACACAACAGGAAATCGAAAACTTTATTTCCAACTTAAAATAGAAAAAAGCTTCAAACGCATAAGTAGTCGTTTGAAGCCATTTTAATATTATTTAATAATACCTTCATGCTCTTCATTTTTCATAATCTTACCGTTTTTCTTTTCCCCTAAAGCCCAAAAAGTAAGTGCTACCGCTACTACAACTACAGCACCAGGAACTCCTAAAACTACAGGCCAAAATAAGTTTTCCATTTTTGTCGCCCCTTTATATACATTCTTCTCATTCTATTATTCCATCTAATACAATTATTGTAAATGTATACTCTGCGCTTTCTTAAATCTTTCTAGTAAAGTTGTTTATTTCTTCACGAATTCAACACAATTTTGCTAAATGAACAGGTTTGCATTTAAGGTGTGGGACGCCCGGCAAATTATTTTAGTCAAATTAATTACTTTTTTAGTCATCTTATTTAGCAATATAGCCAACTTCGGTATTATTTAGTCATACTAAGAGAGATTTTAGTCAAAGTACATAATCAAGAGACGTCCGGCAATAAAAAAACCTGTCTCCGATAAATCGGAGACAGGTGCCTGGATAAAATTATCCGATTGAACCTTCCATCTCGAACTTGATTAGACGGTTCATTTCTACTGCATATTCCATTGGTAATTCTTTTGTGAATGGCTCGATGAAGCCCATTACGATCATTTCTGTCGCTTCTTCTTCAGAAACACCACGGCTCATTAAGTAGAACAATTGCTCTTCAGATACTTTAGAAACTTTCGCTTCGTGCTCTAAAGATACGTTATCATTTAAGATTTCGTTGTATGGAATTGTATCAGAAGTAGATTCGTTATCCATGATTAATGTGTCACACTCGATGTTTGAACGTGCACCTTTAGCATTTTTACCGAATTTTACTTGACCAAGATACGTAACTTTACCACCTTGCTTAGCAATCGATTTTGAAACGATTGTTGAAGATGTGTTTGGTGCTAAGTGAATCATTTTCGCACCAGCGTGTTGGTGTTGACCTTTACCTGCAATGGCAATTGATAATGTCATACCACGTGCGCCTTCACCTTTAAGGATACAAGCAGGGTATTTCATTGTTAATTTTGAACCGATGTTTCCGTCGATCCATTCCATTGTACCGTTTTCTTCAACAACTGTACGTTTTGTAACAAGGTTATATACGTTGTTCGCCCAGTTTTGAATCGTTGTGTAACGGCAGTAAGCGTTCTTTTTAACGATGATTTCTACTACAGCCGAGTGTAGAGAGTTTGTTGTGTAAACAGGCGCTGTACAACCTTCTACGTAGTGTACAGATGCATCTTCGTCTACGATAATTAGCGTACGTTCGAATTGACCCATGTTTTCAGAGTTAATACGGAAGTATGCTTGTAATGGTGTGTCTAATTTAACGCCTTTAGGCATATAAATAAATGAACCACCAGACCAAACTGCAGAGTTTAATGCTGCGAATTTGTTATCTGTATAAGGGATTACTGTACCCCAGTGTTTTTTGAAGATTTCTTCGTTTTCTTTTAATGCTGAGTCAGTATCTTTGAAGACAATACCTAAATCTGTAAGGTCTTGTTTCATGTTGTGGTAAACTACTTCAGATTCATACTGAGCAGATACACCTGCAAGATATTTTTGTTCAGCTTCCGGGATACCTAATTTATCGAATGTTGCTTTGATTTCTTCAGGTACTTCATCCCAAGAACGTTCAGTTGCTTCAGATGGTTTTACATAATACGTAATTTCATCGAAGTTTAATGACGCTAGGTCACCGCCCCATTGAGGCATTGGCATTTCATAGAATTTTTCAAGAGCTTTTAAGCGGTAGTCAAGCATCCACTGCGGCTCTTCCTTCATACTTGAGATTTCACGAACGATATCTGCTGTAAGTCCACGTTCAGAACGGAAAATAGATACGTCCTTGTCATGGAAGCCATACTTGTAATCGCCGATTTCAGGCATTTTTTTAGCCATGTTGTCTCCTCCGTTCATTATCTTAAAGTGTTCAAGCGCTCGTTCAGCTGTGACAGACGTTGGAGAGTCCTGACAAGTGTGCTCGCACACGCAGGAAGGAATCGAAACGTCCGAACAGCTAGCGCTTTGACCTGGATAAATAGAGAAGTGCTAAAATGTGCATAAACACACTTTAGCCTTACTACTATTTATTTCTTTTCGTTGTTTACGCCTTTTTCCATCGCTTTCCAAGCTAATGTAGCGCATTTTATACGTGCCGGGAATTTTGCCACACCTTGCAGCGCTTCAACATCCCCAAGATCGTACTTTTCATCGTCAAAGTCTTCGCCCAGCATCATTTTTGAGAAAATATCAGCCAGTTCCAAAGCTTCGTCCAATTTTTTTCCTTTAACGATTTGAGTCATCATAGATGCTGAAGACATGGAGATTGAACAGCCTTCCCCATCGAACTTCGCATCTTCCACGATACCATCGTTCAGCTTCAATGTTAAATGGATACGGTCACCGCATGTAGGGTTATTCATATCGATTGTCACACTGTTTTCTTCAAGAGACCCTTTGTTACGAGGGTTTTTATAGTGATCCATAATTACGGAACGATAAAGTTGATCTAAATTATTAAAAGACATCGCCAAAATACTCCTTCGCTGAGCGCAATCCTGCAACTAAACGATCAACATCTTCTTCATCATTGTACATGTAGAAGCTTGCTCGAGCTGTTGCTGTTACTTGAAGCCATTTCATTAAAGGTTGGGCGCAATGATGTCCTGCACGAACAGCGATTCCACTCATATCCAATACTGTCGCGACATCATGTGGATGTACGTCATCTAGATTGAATGTAACAAGTCCGCATCGTTTCATTGGGTCACGTGGTCCGAAAATCTGAAGACCATCAATCGTTTCCAATTGATCCATTGCATAACCTACCAACTTATGTTCGTGGGCTGCAATATTGTCTAAACCGATTTCCTCTAAAAAGTCGATTGCAGCACCTAAACCAATTGCACTTGCAATGATCGGTGTACCACCCTCGAATTTCCACGGTAACTCTTTCCATGTTGATTCATTTAAACCTACGAAATCAATCATTTCGCCGCCAAACTCTACTGGTTCCATTTCTTCAAGAAGCGCCTTTTTACCATATAGTACCCCAATTCCAGTAGGTGCACACATTTTATGTCCTGAAAATGCTGCGAAGTCAACATCCAAATCTTGAATATCGATCTTCATATGCGGTGCTGCCTGAGCTAAATCAGCAACTACTACCGCACCATTTGCATGGGCAATTTGTGCAACTTCTTTAATAGGATTGATTGTACCTAATACGTTGGAAACATACATCATAGAAACAATTTTCGTTTGTGGCGTTATTGTTTCACGTACTTTTTCCAATGAAATTGTACCGTCTGCTTCAAGGTCGATATATTTCAATACCGCGCCTTTTTCTTTTGCAAGCTGTTGCCAAGGAATAATGTTTGAATGGTGTTCCATGTACGTAATGACAATTTCATCACCTTCTTGTATATTCTGGCGACCATAGCCTGCAGCAACCGTATTAAGTGCTGTTGTTGTACCACGAGTGAAAATTACTTCTTGTGTTGAACTAGCATTAATGAATTTACGAACTTTTTCACGTGCACCTTCATAGGAATCCGTTGCACGGTTACCAAGTGTATGGACACCTCGGTGAACGTTTGAGTTATCTAAATTATAGTAATTTGAGATTGCTTCAATTACTTGAATTGGCTTTTGAGATGTAGCCGCACTATCCAAATAAACTAAAGGATGTCCATTGACTTCCTGATTTAAAATTGGAAAATAACTTTTAATATCGTTAGGTATCATTATCGAACTTTCCTTTCGATAACCTCCGTCAGCTGCTTTTTAACGCCTTCGATTGGCAATTTAGCAACAACTGGCGCAAGGAATCCGTGAATTACAAGGCGCTCTGCTTCTGCTTTAGAAATACCACGACTCATTAAGTAGTACAGTTGAGTTGGGTCAACACGTCCAACAGATGCCGCGTGTCCTGCTGTTACATCGTCTTCATCAATTAACAGAATCGGGTTAGCGTCACCGCGTGCCCCTTCTGAAAGCATCAGTACGCGAGACTCTTGTTCTGCGTTTGCTTTTGTACCACCATGCATAATATGACCGATTCCGTTAAAGATTGACTGTGCAGAATCTTTCATTACACCGTGTTTTAAAATTTGACCGTCGGAATTTTTACCCCATTGACGGATTAATGTTGTGAAGTTAAGTTTTTGATCTCCGCTACCTACTGTTACCATTTTGAAATCTGAAGTAGAGTTATCGCCAACTAAGTTTGTAGTATTTTCATAAATTGTATCTGAGTTTGTCATTAAACCTAATGCCCAGTCAATTTTTGCATCGCGCTCAGCATGTCCACGGCGGTTTACATAAGCAGTATAGCCATGTGCCAAGTTGTCTACTGCACCGAATGTTACTTGTGCATTATCTTTTGCGATTACTTCTGTTACAACGTTTACTTGACCATGTGCTTCATCAAATGTAGAAATGTAAGTTTCAACATAAGTAACAGCCGAAGATTCTTCTGCTACTACTAACACGTGGTTAAATAATGAAGCTTCTGCATCGTCATTTAAAAATACAACTTGTAGAGGTGCTTCGATTACAACGTTGCGTGGCACGTATACGAAAATACCGCCGTTTACTAGTGCTGCATGGTAAGCAGTTAATTTATGCTCGTCCACTTTTACAGCTGTCGTCATAAAGTATTTTTCTACTAAATCTTTATGATCGCGAACCGCTGTTTGAATATCCGTGAAAATTACACCTTTGTTTTTCAGTTCTTCTGAAACTTTAATGTACGCTGGTGTATTGTTGCGTTGGATATACAGGTTTTCTTGTGTTTCAATATCAACTACTGATTTCACCTCTAAAGGCAGCTCTTCCAATGAATTGAATGGAGCGCTTTCTACTGTGTGGTTCGGGAAATCAATGAAGTTCCACTTGCTAATGTTCGTTCTGTCTGGTTTTGGTAAGTCAAGCGCAGCAGCTTTTTCCATTGCGCTCACACGGAAATCAGCAAATGTTGCTGGTTCAGCATGTTTTTGCGAGAACGAGCGTACTTCTTCTGCTGATAACGCTAATTTTGTTTCAACCGTCATCTTCGTCGTCCTCCTTAATTATGCTTCTGTTACTTCTTCAGTATCTTCAATACCTAATTCAGCTTTAATCCACTCATAACCTTCTGCTTCCAAGCGTTGTGCTAATTCAGCACCACCTGATTTTACAACTTTACCTTGCATCATTACGTGAACATGGTCAGGTGTGATGTAGTTTAATAAACGTTGGTAGTGAGTGATCATTAGGCAGCCGAAACCTTCGCCGCGCATTTCGTTAATACCTTTTGAAACTACTTTTAATGCATCGATATCTAAACCAGAGTCGATTTCATCTAAAATACCGAATGTTGGTTTGATCATCATCATTTGTAGAATTTCGTTACGTTTTTTCTCACCGCCAGAGAAACCTTCGTTTAAGTAACGTTGAGACATTTCTTCAGGCATTTCTAAGAATTCCATTGTTTTATCTAATTCACGGATGAATTTCATTAATGAGATTTCTTGTCCTTCTTCACGACGAGCGTTAATAGCTGAACGTAAGAAGTCGGCGTTTGTTACACCAGGAATTTCTGATGGGTATTGCATAGCAAGGAATAAACCAGCTTGTGCACGCTCATCTACTTCCATTTCTAATACATTTTCACCATCAAGGTAGATTTCGCCTGATGTTACTTCATATTTTGGGTGACCCATAATTGCAGAAGCTAATGTCGATTTACCAGTACCGTTAGGACCCATGATCGCATGTACTTCGTTTGTATTGATAGTTAGATTTACACCTTTTAAAATCTCTTTTCCGTCGATTTCAACGTGAAGATCTTTAATTTCTAATGTTGACATTAAATTACCTCCAAATATTCATTTGCATACTTTTTGTACGCCAAATTAAGTTCATTACCAATCTTACCCGAAATGAATGTTGGTTGCAAATAGTTTAGAATGATTTTAATTAAAAAATATCTATCATTCTCGGAAAACGCTTTACTGCAGTTTATTTCTACTATTTTAGTAGTAATAATTTTGCTTTCCATTTTTTCAATAGCAATCCTTTAATTGAGAATCAATTTCACTTATTCAAATGATTGATTCTATAATTCCTAAAAAATATTTAAAGTTGGACCATAACTTAAAAACGCCATTTTTCTCTGGGAGAAAAATGGCGTTTTTTAGCGGTGTGTAAAATTGATTTCCATTCCGGGACGCTTTCCGCGGGCACGGCCTGAGCCTGTAGTCTCAGGCGTCGTGCTGTTCCCGCTGGAGTCGCCCTCCATTCCAATCAATTTTATTAAAATATCCGTTCTTACTATCCTATTAACTTTTCACTAACATTTCATTTAAATAATAATGAACACTTGCGGCAACTCCACGTCCTTCTTTGATTGCCCATACGACAAGGCTTTGGCCTCGGCGTGCGTCACCGGCAGCAAAAACGCCGGGAATATTTGTTTCGTAGTCTTTAATCGATGCACGGATGCGGTTATTCGTTAGTTCTAGTCCGAAATGTTCTGGCGTTTCTTTTTCGGCACCTTCAAAGCCGATTGCTACAAATACATGCTGTGCCGGCCATACTTTCTCAGTGCCAGGCAGCTCTTTAAAGTAGTGGAAGCCATCCTCACCCAGAATCTTTTCCATTTGAATTGTGTGAAGTGCTTTTACATTACCATTGCTATCTTTTTCTATTTTAGTAGTTTGAATACAATATTCCCGTGGATCACGGCCAAATTTCGCATCGGCTTCGGCATAAGCATAATCCATTGTATAAATGTTCGGATCTTTTGGCCACATCGTTTCGTCTGTACGAGTTGTCGCTTGTTGCGGATGTTTACCAAATTGGTATACTGAACGGCATTTTTGACGGAGGGCTGTTGCTACACAGTCAGCCCCTGTATCACCGCCACCAATTACAATGACATCTTTTCCTTCAACATTTAACGCCTGATTATCCGTAAAATCAGAATCTAGCAGGCTTTTTGTAACATCCGTTAAATAATCCATCGCTAAATGAATATTGCCTGCATCACTTCCTTCTAAATGAAGGACCCTTTGTTTTTGTGCTCCCGTACATAAAATTACAGCATCAAAATCAGCTTGTAATTGCTCTTTCGTGATATCTTTACCGATTTCCGTGTTTGCAACGAAATCGATTCCTTCTAATGTTAATAAGTGGACACGACGTTCAATCACATCTTTTTCAAGCTTCATATTCGGGATTCCGTACATTAATAATCCGCCAAATCGGTCAGATCGTTCGAACACCGTTACGGAATGGCCAAGCTGGTTCAGTTGATCAGCTGCTGCTAAGCCTGCAGGACCTGAGCCGACAATCGCCACTTTATAGCCAGTTCTTGAAGCCGGGATACGCGGTGTGATCCAGCCATTTTCAAATCCTTTATCAATGATCGTACGTTCGATCGATTTAATTGCGACAGCCGGATCCGTAATGGCAAGTGTACAAGACCCTTCACATGGAGCAGGACAGACACGGCCAGTAAATTCAGGGAAATTATTCGTCATATGCAAACGTTCCAACGCTTCCTGCCATTTCCCTTTATAAACTAAGTCATTCCATTCAGGGATAACATTTTGAATCGGACATCCTGCTGCAGTACCGCGAATTTCAATTCCCATATGGCAAAATGGCGTTCCACAATCCATACAGCGCGCACCTTGTGTCTGTAATTTTTCATCAGATAGTTTGCTTGTATATTCACCCCAATTTGAAAGACGCTCTAGTGGTCGTTGCTCCTGAACTTTCTCTCGTTTAAATTCCATAAAACCCGTTGCTTTTCCCATGCTAGAAACCCCCTCTTATTTTGTGCTCACAAGCTTCTTCTGACTAGTCGTCACTTCCGTAAATGCCTGCATTGCTGCATCGTCCTTTGTAGAACCGGTTGCAGTGTAGTGGTTTATTTTATCCACCATTATTTTATAATCTGTCGGCACAACTTTTACGAACTTCGGAACAAACTGCTCCCACTTCGCTAATACATCCAATGCGTAGGAACTATCCGTTTCTTCCAAATGTTGAATAATTAATTGGCGAACAGATTCAATCTCCGCTTTGTCTGTCAGTTTTTCAAAATGGATCATTTCCATATTGCATTGTGCTTTGAACTTTTTCTCATCACTCGGCAGAATATAACCGATTCCTCCGGACATTCCGGCACCAAAGTTTTGACCGACATCCCCTAATATAACGATTTTCCCGCCAGTCATATACTCACAGCCGTGATCTC
Above is a window of Solibacillus isronensis DNA encoding:
- the yunB gene encoding sporulation protein YunB, giving the protein MRFRKRKWNSYGRKKGKMHNAVTIVIVSILVMVCFSIYVINDRLMPTYLQYAEVQTFKVASYVVSKAINSRTSSVLDVNDVIVDLPTQSDDMITTKFNTEIINQVRAETTALVKEYLEQAENGDLSHLPNLENVEYDVGKMEAGDGIVFFVPLGQALNLPIIGNLGPKIPIRFHIIGNVNSNVESTVSEFGINNAIVEVNLLIGVNVQIIVPFASKSASVEQKIPIAIGLVRGTVPHIYSAGEGAQPSIEVPIPYE
- a CDS encoding HD-GYP domain-containing protein; the protein is MKEGMAVGRTIWNEAGHPLLHKNVIVTSRIIERLRDLNIHYLYIDDKLSAGIEIEETIAPLKRMEAVKNMAKSFENVKKAKRDQASYVLDQQSKVIGLIVDDIMNAIINSEEVLMVLTDAYLYDKYIYQHSFQVALYSIAIAKEMGYSYEDIRLIGIGAILHDVGKLLISPDILLKPSNLTDEEYDEMKNHARYGFDLLRNLHSVSLLVAHCAFQHHERIDGSGYPRGLVNNEIHPFAKIIAVADVFDALTSNRIYRKKMLPSEAISIIGRGDGKQFDAKVMEAFRRSIVHYANGSILLLSDGRRGIVSKQNLVDVARPWIRIFQENGKMLDATYEICLSDYPTVDIKKVDVDFDENIE
- a CDS encoding bifunctional metallophosphatase/5'-nucleotidase; the protein is MREVIHIFHTNDLHSHFTYWKRSQSFIQIQRQILADKGETSFLIDLGDHLDRSNLYTEATLGKGNIKMLNDADYDVVTIGNNEGITLSYNLLYHLYDDAKFDVVVANLYSQSEENPRWMKPYTILTTQYGTKIAVIAATAPFDLFYKELGWDVTNPRKELVKLAFELKEQADIIVCLSHLGITEDELLAQECPIIDVIFGSHTHHVFEKGKVENNVLLTGGGKFGQYTGQLTMEFDHASRKLVEKSDQLFENALLPTVEEEELWLSNLQKEAKAILEKPIFTLTKPYNKEWFHRSQLSDLFAECMYDYTEADCVMFNAGIFVEPLRKGLISTYDIHKIFPHPINICVVQITGNELKEIFTQSENEEWPRLELKGLGFRGIIFGKILNYGIEMTKQRELYINGQLMKPDRIYRLATLDLFTFGYFFPSFKYAKKQYLLPEFIRDVFKNYCIKKFQ
- a CDS encoding DUF72 domain-containing protein translates to MISIGLTGWGDHPEVYSEVTAAKDKLFDYSGHFPVVELDTSFYAIPSPANVEKWCKDTPDSFQFVVKAYQGMTGHLRDELPFETKNDMFNAFRNCADTFKKHGKLAMVLVQFPPWFDCQGKNVQYIRYIKQQLQGYPIAIEFRNQTWYSAEMKEKTLQFLKDHQLIHTVCDEPQAGSGSAPLVPIATSEKVLVRIHGRNVHGWRNIGHGENWRKVRFLYDYNEEELQKLAEEVKFLARQSKHVFVLFNNNSGGHAAKNAKRMQQILDLEFDGLAPKQLGLFEE
- a CDS encoding thioredoxin family protein — protein: MSHHNNRKKEDKFMHILQSTEEFEQFKSSSAVIFEFTADWCGDCRFIDPFMPEVVEKFPEYKFVKVDRDKFLDLCIDLGIIGIPSFLAYENGTELGRFVSKDRKTQQEIENFISNLK
- the sufB gene encoding Fe-S cluster assembly protein SufB, which translates into the protein MAKKMPEIGDYKYGFHDKDVSIFRSERGLTADIVREISSMKEEPQWMLDYRLKALEKFYEMPMPQWGGDLASLNFDEITYYVKPSEATERSWDEVPEEIKATFDKLGIPEAEQKYLAGVSAQYESEVVYHNMKQDLTDLGIVFKDTDSALKENEEIFKKHWGTVIPYTDNKFAALNSAVWSGGSFIYMPKGVKLDTPLQAYFRINSENMGQFERTLIIVDEDASVHYVEGCTAPVYTTNSLHSAVVEIIVKKNAYCRYTTIQNWANNVYNLVTKRTVVEENGTMEWIDGNIGSKLTMKYPACILKGEGARGMTLSIAIAGKGQHQHAGAKMIHLAPNTSSTIVSKSIAKQGGKVTYLGQVKFGKNAKGARSNIECDTLIMDNESTSDTIPYNEILNDNVSLEHEAKVSKVSEEQLFYLMSRGVSEEEATEMIVMGFIEPFTKELPMEYAVEMNRLIKFEMEGSIG
- the sufU gene encoding Fe-S cluster assembly sulfur transfer protein SufU, producing the protein MSFNNLDQLYRSVIMDHYKNPRNKGSLEENSVTIDMNNPTCGDRIHLTLKLNDGIVEDAKFDGEGCSISMSSASMMTQIVKGKKLDEALELADIFSKMMLGEDFDDEKYDLGDVEALQGVAKFPARIKCATLAWKAMEKGVNNEKK